A part of Bacillus thuringiensis genomic DNA contains:
- a CDS encoding S-layer homology domain-containing protein, producing the protein MYTKLLKSITSLTLIGGALLYTNGSDVRAAEAGIFSDVPTSHWSYPAIKDLASKNIISGYGNGKFGFGDVATREQVAALIYRVLVPNKQGGTFSNEGARYVLKDGSTLNNPYRDIRSGSTLFPEEVLTLTKLGIFKGDENGGFRPKDSVSRAEMAQIIKNAFQVSAKQKHTFNDVPNGFWAEGAISAVQSNGIASGTGDGKFEPAKTVTREQYAQFLYNALQYKKPAVAVQDTGDAALLAAFKDEVQKRINTYETNITLPYKTKNGNPEEVMNTLFDAYKEVASKNEYTNYNRSNVSYGISGSPGNYTFTLKITYRETKEQTEYVMKQAKAIVSSITQVGMDDHEKVKAIHDYVVKHISYDTSYKAYTAYEALVNRSAVCQGYALLTYQLLKEAGIENHFVVGTGDGQPHAWNLVKIENKWYHLDTTFDDPVPDEQGRVTYSYFNLSDEQIARNHEWNRSDYPQATTNYYDTLKNKIAGGNSKTAAYQQILKDTKLNYLGNEYIANNYNELKNKMQKSYSANSKQIEILYKQSMDGALQDVKKVIGEIGYPQGANRVSYKAEPYNAKEGYSLVTITFM; encoded by the coding sequence ATGTACACAAAACTATTAAAATCAATTACATCATTAACACTTATAGGTGGTGCTTTACTATATACAAATGGCAGTGATGTGAGAGCTGCTGAGGCGGGTATTTTTTCTGATGTGCCTACATCGCATTGGTCGTATCCGGCGATTAAAGATTTAGCGAGTAAAAATATTATTTCTGGTTATGGAAATGGGAAGTTTGGTTTCGGTGATGTTGCGACGAGAGAGCAAGTTGCAGCTTTAATTTACCGTGTGTTAGTACCGAATAAGCAAGGTGGTACGTTCAGTAATGAAGGTGCTCGTTATGTATTGAAAGATGGATCTACTTTAAACAATCCGTATCGAGATATTCGCTCAGGATCTACATTGTTTCCAGAAGAGGTTTTAACGTTAACGAAGTTAGGGATTTTTAAAGGTGATGAAAACGGTGGATTTAGACCGAAAGATTCTGTTAGCCGTGCAGAAATGGCGCAAATTATTAAAAATGCTTTTCAAGTTTCAGCTAAGCAAAAGCATACATTTAATGATGTTCCGAATGGTTTTTGGGCAGAAGGTGCGATTAGTGCGGTGCAGTCAAACGGGATTGCATCTGGTACAGGCGACGGGAAATTTGAACCCGCTAAAACGGTAACGCGTGAACAGTATGCACAGTTTTTATATAATGCTTTGCAATATAAAAAGCCTGCGGTTGCAGTGCAAGATACAGGAGATGCGGCATTATTAGCAGCATTCAAAGATGAAGTGCAAAAGCGTATTAATACGTACGAAACGAATATTACACTTCCATATAAAACGAAAAATGGTAATCCAGAAGAAGTAATGAATACACTTTTCGATGCATATAAAGAAGTTGCAAGTAAAAATGAGTATACAAATTATAATAGATCGAATGTTTCATATGGCATTTCTGGATCGCCTGGAAATTATACGTTTACGTTAAAGATTACATATCGTGAAACGAAAGAACAAACGGAATATGTAATGAAGCAAGCAAAGGCAATTGTTTCTTCTATTACGCAAGTTGGAATGGATGATCACGAAAAAGTGAAGGCAATTCATGATTATGTCGTAAAGCATATTTCTTACGATACGTCTTATAAAGCTTACACAGCATATGAAGCACTCGTAAATCGTTCTGCGGTTTGCCAAGGTTACGCACTATTAACCTATCAATTATTAAAAGAAGCTGGAATTGAGAATCATTTTGTAGTAGGAACTGGAGACGGTCAGCCTCATGCTTGGAATTTAGTGAAAATCGAAAACAAATGGTATCACCTTGATACAACATTCGATGATCCGGTGCCAGATGAACAAGGCCGCGTAACGTATTCTTATTTCAACTTATCTGATGAGCAAATCGCAAGAAATCATGAGTGGAATAGAAGTGATTATCCGCAAGCTACAACAAATTATTATGATACACTGAAGAATAAAATCGCAGGAGGCAACTCTAAAACAGCTGCATACCAACAGATTCTAAAAGATACAAAGCTAAATTATTTAGGAAATGAATATATCGCAAATAACTATAATGAATTAAAAAATAAAATGCAGAAAAGTTATAGCGCAAATTCAAAACAGATTGAAATCCTTTATAAGCAATCAATGGATGGCGCATTGCAAGATGTGAAAAAAGTAATTGGAGAAATTGGTTATCCGCAAGGAGCGAATCGTGTTTCTTATAAAGCTGAGCCGTATAATGCGAAAGAAGGATATTCTTTAGTGACGATTACGTTTATGTAG
- a CDS encoding DUF4256 domain-containing protein has protein sequence MTKNKNELSVEQQEELLKVLKARFEKNMNRHEDLEWPKVEEKLVANPEKLWSLNEMEVTGGEPDVINYDEEKDEYTFCDCSKESPKGRRSLCYDREALEARKKHQPENTVIDVANAMGIELLTEEQYRELQQLGNFDMKSSSWVQTPSDIRELGGALFCDYRFGHVFVYHNGADSYYAARGFRGSLRV, from the coding sequence ATGACAAAGAATAAAAATGAGTTATCAGTAGAACAACAAGAAGAATTATTAAAAGTATTAAAAGCTCGTTTTGAGAAGAATATGAACCGCCATGAAGATCTTGAATGGCCTAAAGTTGAAGAGAAGTTGGTTGCTAATCCTGAAAAATTGTGGTCACTTAATGAAATGGAAGTAACTGGTGGTGAGCCAGATGTTATTAATTATGACGAAGAGAAGGATGAGTATACTTTCTGTGATTGTTCAAAGGAGAGTCCTAAAGGCCGCAGAAGTCTTTGTTATGATCGTGAAGCGCTAGAAGCAAGAAAAAAACATCAACCAGAAAATACGGTTATTGATGTAGCAAATGCTATGGGAATTGAATTATTAACTGAAGAGCAATATCGAGAGTTACAACAACTTGGGAATTTCGATATGAAATCATCAAGTTGGGTACAAACACCTTCAGATATTAGAGAGCTTGGTGGTGCACTTTTCTGTGATTATCGCTTCGGACATGTTTTTGTGTACCACAATGGAGCAGATTCCTACTATGCTGCCAGAGGTTTTCGTGGTTCTTTAAGGGTTTAA
- a CDS encoding S8 family peptidase: protein MVNERLVVSTNTNDVVPTGVNMIKAPMMWEKANYGKGVVIAILDTGCQIDHPDLAENIIGGRNFTSDYESDIANFADNNSHGTHIAGIIAAAKNGKGVVGVAPKASLLILKVVNGDGQTKYQSIIDAIYYAINWRGENGERVRVIMMSLGGRKDEVNLYNAVKTAISQQILIVCAAGNYGDGNFDTTEKLYPGIYNEVVQVGAVNSKKKLEYFSNTNNQIDLVAPGRDILSTTPRNGYKTLSGTSMAAPHVAGAAALIINIIEKEFKRTMTEAEIYAQIIKRTVSLGLEASAEGNGLLDLSK from the coding sequence TTGGTTAATGAGAGATTAGTTGTATCTACTAATACAAATGATGTAGTTCCTACTGGGGTAAATATGATTAAGGCTCCAATGATGTGGGAGAAAGCTAATTATGGAAAAGGGGTAGTCATTGCTATTTTAGATACGGGATGCCAAATTGATCATCCTGACCTAGCTGAAAATATTATTGGTGGAAGGAATTTTACATCTGATTACGAAAGTGATATCGCTAATTTTGCAGACAATAATTCACACGGCACTCATATTGCTGGAATCATTGCTGCAGCGAAAAATGGAAAAGGGGTAGTTGGAGTAGCTCCTAAAGCAAGTTTGCTTATTTTAAAAGTTGTTAATGGTGATGGACAAACAAAATATCAATCAATTATTGATGCGATTTATTATGCTATTAATTGGCGTGGAGAAAATGGTGAAAGAGTAAGAGTAATAATGATGTCTTTAGGAGGAAGAAAGGATGAGGTGAACTTATACAATGCGGTTAAAACAGCTATAAGCCAACAAATCTTAATAGTCTGTGCAGCGGGAAATTATGGAGATGGGAATTTTGACACCACAGAAAAGCTATATCCAGGCATATACAATGAGGTTGTTCAAGTTGGAGCGGTAAATTCTAAGAAAAAGCTTGAATATTTTTCTAATACCAATAATCAAATTGACTTGGTTGCTCCAGGCCGAGATATTTTATCAACTACTCCAAGAAATGGATATAAAACTCTTTCAGGTACATCTATGGCCGCACCTCATGTTGCTGGAGCAGCTGCTTTAATAATTAATATTATAGAAAAAGAATTTAAAAGAACTATGACCGAGGCTGAAATCTATGCGCAAATAATTAAACGTACAGTTTCTTTGGGGCTGGAGGCTAGTGCTGAAGGTAATGGGTTATTAGATCTATCAAAATAA